One Prunus dulcis chromosome 8, ALMONDv2, whole genome shotgun sequence DNA window includes the following coding sequences:
- the LOC117636762 gene encoding cold-regulated 413 plasma membrane protein 1, whose product MAKQSYLKMMTESDANELIHSDLKDLATAAKKLANHAINLGSVGFGTSLLKWVAAFAAIYLLILDRTNWKSNILTGLLIPYIFFTLPSILFNIFRGQIGQWIALVAVILRIFFPKHFPEWLELPAALILLIVVAPSLIANTVRGDWIGVVICLVIAGYLLQEHIRAAGGFRNAFTKANGISNTVGIVILFVYPVWALVLDIL is encoded by the exons aTGGCAAAACAGAGCTACTTGAAAATGATGACTGAATCAGATGCAAATGAATTGATCCACTCAGATCTCAAAGACCTTGCCACTGCTGCTAAAAAGCTTGCCAACCATGCCATCAATCTGGGCAGCGTAGGCTTTGGCACCTCTCTCCTCAAATGGGTTGCTGCTTTTGCTGCAAT CTATCTGTTGATCTTGGATCGAACAAACTGGAAATCAAACATCCTTACAGGGCTCTTAATCCCTTACATTTTCTTTACCCTTCCCTCAATATTGTTCAACATCTTCAG GGGACAGATTGGACAATGGATTGCTTTAGTTGCTGTCATCTTACGGATTTTCTTTCCTAAACATTTCCCAG AGTGGCTTGAATTGCCGGCTGCGTTGATTCTCCTTATAGTCGTTGCTCCTAGTTTAATTGCAAACACCGTGAGGGGCGACTGGATTGGCGTTGTAATATGTCTCGTCATCGCTGGTTATTTGCTGCAAGAACACATCCGGGCAGCCGGTGGGTTCAGAAATGCTTTCACAAAAGCCAATGGCATATCGAATACCGTTGGCATAGTTATTCTGTTCGTCTACCCTGTTTGGGCATTGGTGCTTGACATCCTATAG
- the LOC117638468 gene encoding TMV resistance protein N-like: MDLGLCNLTSSQLPSLIRCFLIKRKETQRPCPSQLFDQPVYFSGTESNDSHSMTYDVFLSFRGEDTRFNFTDHLHSNLTRKGIRTFIDDGLKRGEEISPALLRAIEESKISIIVFSENYASSKWCLDELVKILESKETREQIVWPVFYKVNPSDVRHQRGSFGQALADYECEFKDDMEKVQRWRRSLTKAANLSGWCFINGHESKFIDNIVEAISLQVLNHAYLNVAKYPVGIESRVREIDKLLGVGGNGVRMVGIWGTGGIGKTTIAKAVYNSNAHMFEGSCFLDDVRERSMPYGGLVKLQSILLSEILGVKEVEVTNVDKGINMIKKMLNGKKLFLVLDDVNHLDQLNKLVGGSDWFGSGSRIVLTTRDKHLLIAHQVNLIYEVEKLNHHESLKLFTSWNSFSRNGHLKDDYAKLANNVVDYADGLPLALMVLGSHLCGRSIDQWKYALDGYKRVPNREIQEILKISYNALEDAVKEVFLDIAFFYKGLGENYVIQMLEGCDLNPKYDLEVLVEKALINITEDGCIWMHDLIQEMGKEVVRQESPTEPGKRSRLWFHEDVYHVLTENTGTDKIKGIMVKLPAGLESDEVCLNAESFSKMKNLRLFINHNARLSGEVDYLPNELRLLSWPEYPSQSLPANFNPKKLVGLALPRSCILRLDLEFKSLKFINVEHSKFLRKTPDFSGVPNLEKLNLKYCTSLVELHPSAGFLHKLVNLSLTGCRSLTLFPRIVNLKSLLLLDLEGCISLENFPEIKGKMESLKYLDLSETSIKELPSSSIRHFTRLENLYLAGCKNLTNLPCSIYELKHLKAISVLRCSKLVSFPKMAKSEDSGSAESLVTLHGGNLAFPKLSKFSVGGSNLLDIADFLLTLDCMTTLTILDLSGRNFVSLPVCINNFVNLIDLRLVSCKRLREIPDLPHALQILDVSDCLSLERVSKLSNLLERKESQMFRVMRLTNCWRLRNNLVRIAKKKNMVINQVNLFSLSLVSPNFCPGSISGKGNSEVVQLS, from the exons CCCAGCTCTTTGATCAGCCTGTTTACTTCTCCGGCACGGAATCAAACGACAGTCATTCAATGACATACGACGTCTTCCTGAGTTTCAGAGGCGAGGACACGCGATTCAACTTTACTGATCATCTGCACAGTAATTTAACTCGAAAGGGAATTAGAACCTTCATAGATGATGGTCTTAAGAGAGGGGAAGAAATATCACCGGCCCTACTCAGAGCGATCGAAGAGTCGAAGATTTCCATCATCGTGTTCTCCGAAAACTATGCATCTTCGAAGTGGTGCTTGGATGAACTCGTCAAGATCCTTGAGAGTAAAGAAACAAGGGAGCAAATAGTTTGGCCTGTTTTTTACAAGGTGAATCCGTCGGATGTACGGCATCAAAGGGGCAGTTTCGGTCAGGCACTTGCTGACTATGAATGCGAGTTCAAAGATGACATGGAGAAGGTGCAAAGATGGAGGAGAAGTCTTACGAAAGCAGCCAATCTGTCCGGATGGTGTTTCATCAACgg GCATGAATCAAAATTTATTGACAACATCGTTGAAGCGATTTCATTACAAGTATTAAACCATGCGTATTTGAATGTAGCAAAGTACCCAGTTGGAATAGAGTCTCGTGTGCGCGAGATAGACAAGCTTTTGGGCGTTGGAGGAAACGGTGTTCGCATGGTAGGGATATGGGGCACTGGTGGAATAGGTAAGACCACAATTGCTAAAGCTGTTTATAATTCCAACGCCCATATGTTTGAAGGTAGCTGTTTTCTAGATGATGTTCGAGAAAGATCAATGCCGTATGGAGGCTTAGTCAAACTACAAAGTATTCTTCTTTCTGAGATTCTAGGGGTGAAAGAAGTAGAGGTGACCAATGTTGACAAAGGAATCAATATGATAAAGAAAATGTTGAATGGTAAGAAGCTTTTCTTAGTTCTTGACGATGTGAATCATTTGGACCAATTAAACAAATTAGTTGGAGGGTCTGATTGGTTTGGTTCAGGCAGCAGAATTGTTCTAACGACAAGAGACAAGCATTTGCTAATTGCTCATCAAGTCAATCTTATATATGAGGTTGAGAAGTTAAATCATCATGAGTCCTTAAAGCTCTTCACCAGTTGGAATTCATTTTCAAGAAATGGACACTTAAAAGATGATTATGCGAAACTTGCAAACAATGTAGTAGACTATGCTGACGGTCTTCCATTAGCTCTGATGGTTTTGGGTTCACATCTATGTGGTAGAAGTATTGATCAATGGAAATATGCATTAGATGGTTACAAAAGAGTTCCTAACCGAGAGATTCaagaaattctcaaaataAGTTATAATGCACTAGAAGATGCGGTGAAGGAAGTTTTCCTTGATATTGCATTTTTCTATAAAGGTCTAGGCGAGAATTATGTGATACAAATGCTAGAAGGTTGTGACCTGAACCCTAAGTATGATCTTGAAGTACTCGTGGAAAAGGCTCTTATAAATATTACGGAAGATGGCTGCATTTGGATGCATGACTTGATACAAGAAATGGGTAAAGAAGTAGTTCGCCAAGAGTCACCAACTGAGCCCGGAAAACGTAGTAGGTTGTGGTTTCATGAGGATGTTTACCATGTTTTAACAGAAAACACA GGAACGGATAAGATCAAAGGTATTATGGTGAAGTTGCCTGCTGGGCTTGAGTCAGATGAGGTATGTTTGAATGCTGAAAGCttctcaaagatgaaaaatctTCGACTTTTTATAAATCATAATGCGCGCTTGTCTGGAGAAGTTGATTATCTTCCCAATGAGTTGAGGCTCCTTAGCTGGCCTGAATATCCGTCACAATCTTTGCCAGCCAATTTTAATCCAAAGAAACTTGTTGGTCTTGCTTTGCCTCGCAGCTGCATTTTACGACTGGATTTGGAATTCAAG agtttgaaatttataaatgTGGAGCACAGCAAATTCCTAAGAAAAACCCCCGACTTCTCTGGAGTCCCAAACTTGGAGAAGTTGAATCTAAAGTATTGTACAAGTTTAGTTGAGCTTCATCCTTCTGCTGGATTCCTTCATAAGCTTGTTAACTTGAGTCTTACGGGATGCCGTAGTCTTACTCTGTTTCCAAGAATTGTCAACTTGAAATCTCTGCTGTTGTTGGATCTTGAAGGTTGCATAAGTCTTGAGAATTTTCCTGAAATTAAGGGGAAGATGGAATCTTTGAAATACCTGGATCTATCAGAGACTTCCATCAAAGAATTGCCTTCATCGTCAATTCGACATTTCACTCGTCTCGAGAATTTGTATTTAGCCGGATGTAAAAACCTTACAAATCTGCCATGCAGCATTTATGAGTTGAAGCACCTAAAGGCAATTTCTGTCCTTAGATGCTCAAAATTGGTTTCATTTCCTAAAATGGCGAAGTCTGAAGATTCAGGGAGTGCAGAATCACTTGTGACTCTTCATGGAGGCAATTTAGCGTTTCCCAAGCTATCTAAATTCTCTGTGGGGGGATCCAATCTTTTAGACATTGCCGATTTCCTTCTGACTCTTGATTGCATGACCACATTAACTATACTTGATCTATCAGGACGCAATTTCGTTAGTCTTCCTGTATGCATTAATAACTTTGTCAACTTGATTGATCTTCGGTTGGTTAGTTGCAAGAGACTTAGAGAAATTCCAGATCTTCCACATGCATTGCAAATTTTAGATGTCAGTGATTGCTTATCATTGGAAAGAGTTTCAAAATTGTCCAACCTTTTGGAACGTAAAGAGTCTCAAATGTTCAGGGTAATGAGATTGACTAATTGTTGGAGACTGCGTAACAATCTGGTTCGAAttgcaaagaagaaaaatatggtCATAAATCAAGTcaatctcttctctctctctcttgtctCTCCCAACTTCTGTCCAGGTTCAATTTCCGGGAAGGGGAATTCCGAAGTGGTTCAGTTATCGTAA